A stretch of the Thunnus thynnus chromosome 7, fThuThy2.1, whole genome shotgun sequence genome encodes the following:
- the si:ch211-167j9.5 gene encoding tyrosine kinase receptor Cad96Ca, with product MFCNSTSDNSCSECWHLNPLVYVLIGVLCFTVLVFALLGVVYLKKYRSLVRTIRGLQGNKLLLGAVPQLEASIMPLRVVPAVEEKEDEEPPPQTPLHQRNTVRLSSRRLWRGLQQGPRFTKSDLNLLLLIKAGKEGVFYQARMTRGTCKGHSLFTCKISKEGVRPKHVNTEVAIMRKLVHHKNILQLLDWNTTEEPYVLIMEYVSCGTLRTFLQTNRVHLSADPELQSLLTIASYHIALAMQHLRSKMIVHCDLALRNIMVNKFPWEVKVAEFGLARDLTHMKSRRSSRWGNPRQRVPLRWYPPEYFKSNYYSFKGDVWAFGIVLWEMQMFGTLPYPNLETSEAVVYHICIGHKNTNPEGCRQEILHIMQDCWQEPYTLRPSFTDIVRMLENIIESDADYVAVESPQMLVKEDAEYNEAQCLRASSVTMEDRATI from the exons ATGTTTTGTAATTCCACCTCTGACAATTCCTGCTCAG AATGTTGGCACCTGAATCCGCTGGTCTACGTCCTCATAGGGGTCCTCTGCTTCACCGTCCTGGTGTTCGCACTGCTGGGGGTCgtgtatttaaaaaa ATATCGCTCTTTGGTCCGTACCATTCGAGGGCTGCAAGGGAACAAGCTGTTGCTTGGTGCTGTTCCTCAGCTGGAAGCCTCCATCATGCCTTTGAGGGTGGTGCCAGcagtggaggagaaggaggacgAGGAGCCTCCTCCCCAAACTCCCCtgcatcagagaaacacagtCAGGTTGTCCTCCAGGAGGCTGTGGAGAGGCCTGCAGCAG GGTCCTCGTTTCACCAAGTCAGACctgaacctgctgctgctgatcaaAGCAGGGAAGGAGGGCGTCTTCTACCAGGCCAGGATGACCAGAGGGACGTGTAAAGGCCACAGCTTGTTCACCTGCAAGATCAGCAAAGAAG GTGTCCGTcccaagcatgtgaacacagaAGTTGCCATCATGAGGAAACTGGTGCACCACAAAAACATCCTCCAGTTACTGGACTGGAACACCACTGAGG AGCCTTACGTTCTCATCATGGAGTATGTGAGCTGCGGCACTCTGAGGACCTTCCTGCAAACCAACAGAGTCCACCTGAGTGCAGACCCTGAGCTGCAGAGCCTCCTCACCATCGCCTCCTACCACATCGCTCTGGCCATGCAGCACCTGCGCTCCAAAATG ATTGTGCACTGTGACTTGGCTCTGAGGAACATCATGGTCAATAAGTTTCCCTGGGAGGTCAAAGTGGCAGAGTTCGGCCTGGCCAGAGACTTAACACACATGAAGAGCCGCCGCAGCAGCCGCTGGGGAAACCCACGG CAACGTGTGCCGCTGCGCTGGTATCCCCCTGAGTACTTCAAGAGCAACTATTACAGCTTCAAGGGAGACGTGTGGGCTTTTGGCATTGTGCTGTGGGAGATGCAGATGTTTG GTACATTACCATACCCGAACCTGGAGACATCAGAGGCAGTGGTGTACCACATCTGTATCGGCCATAAGAACACAAACCCTGAAGGCTGCAGACAAGAGAT ACTTCATATCATGCAAGACTGTTGGCAGGAGCCGTACACTCTGAGACCCTCATTCACAGACATTGTCCGCATGCTGGAGAACATCATAGAAAGCGATGCG GATTATGTGGCTGTTGAGAGTCCGCAGATGTTGGTGAAAGAAGATGCTGAATACAATGAAGCTCAATGTCTGCGAGCTTCCAGTGTCACCATGGAAGACAGAGCTACCATCTAA
- the tmem97 gene encoding sigma intracellular receptor 2: MMAIRLLEIIFFFYFASHIPITLFIDLQALLPGHVYPQPLKELLKWYAEEFKDPMVLDPPQWFQSFIFCEAVFQTPFFPIAAYAFLKGGCKWIRTPAIVYSTHVATTLIPILAHILFYQFPTKPHPGPQTLQERWLLVSIYAPYLLVPVLLLLTMLLSSTYNPSSKSGSTSAKAKKKN; encoded by the exons ATGATGGCCATTCGTCTATtagaaatcatatttttcttctattttgcCTCTCACATTCCTATCACATTATTCATTGACTTACAAGCTCTTCTACCCGGACATGTGTATCCTCAGCCG CTGAAAGAGCTTCTGAAGTGGTATGCAGAGGAGTTCAAAGACCCGATGGTGCTGGATCCTCCACAGTGGTTCCAGTCCTTTATTTTCTGCGAAGCTGTGTTTCAAACACCTTTCTTTCCTATTGCAGCATATGCTTTTCTAAAAG GTGGCTGTAAGTGGATCAGGACTCCTGCCATCGTGTATTCCACCCATGTGGCCACCACACTGATCCCGATCTTGGCCCACATCCTGTTTTATCAGTTCCCTACGAAACCCCACCCTGGTCCCCAGACCCTGCAGGAGCGCTGGCTGCTAGTCTCCATATATGCTCCGTACCTGCTGGTGcctgtgctgctgctcctcACCATGCTGCTGTCCTCCACATACAACCCCTCCTCCAAGTCTGGAAGCACATCAGCCAAAGCCAAGAAGAAGAACTGA